aaacctgtgtttactaatctataaagtaaacactggtcctttgttttagtagtaacaaacaaatatatattttcttgtaactttctcaagaaagaagctcaagaaagaagatgagttctttacttacaaagaacccaggattgtagcaagacatacttaattttaatacaaagttaagtgagttttgaatatactgtgtttattatgcatgctTTTTTTATTCTGTTAAACACAATATCACTACAAATTAGACAGCTTTGTTCACCATTCCAAATAGATttaaaaagccttaaaaatatccaaaatacattcaccccccatctgtgttgtattcaatatctaacaaattCTAATCACCGGCTTATTAGGAGATTTAAGTAATCTCCAGCCTTGTTTTCCCAGAAGTGACATATTGAATCCCTCACATTATTGAACCCCATACCTCCAGCTAGTTTATTTTTGCACATAAAAGTCCAACTCTGCCAGTGAATATTTCTGCTCTTCTTCGAATATGTGCTCCACCAATATTTACACATTGTTCTTTCGAGTTGCTGACACAAATCCATAGGAAGCAAAAACATTCCCATTGTATAATTTGGGAAAGATTGGGCCACTGATTTTAAAAGCACTTATTTACCACCTTTAGAGATTGTTTTCTTATCCCACCCTTGGATACGGCCTGCAGCTTTTCATTTACATAACCAAAGATCGGTGACTTGTTGCGACCAATGATATTAGGGAGACCCAAATATAAGCTATAGTATGTGGCTTCCCTAAACCTGATTTGCTGACATAGATCATTTTTCAAGTGACTTGGAGTATTTTTACTGAAGAAGATAGATGATTTATCTCTGTTTATTTGCTGGCCTGAGGCTACCTCAAAAATGTTTAAAAGCTGCAGAATATTATTAGCACTTTCACTGGTAGCTTTGCAAAAAACATATAGAAATAGTAGGGGCAGTTATAGCCACTTTGATACCTTTTATCAACTTTCAATGTTCAGAATCATGGAGAAGAATTGAAAGCCCTTCCATACATATTAGAAACAGATATGAAGACAGAGGATCACACTGTCTAAGACCACGTTCATGAATGATGTTACCAAATTTTCTACCTGCATGAGTAAAGTTGTAACTTGATACAACTCATGAGTAATTGAGATATCCTGTTATTAAAACCGAGTTTTGAGACAACTGCTTCCAGGTAGCACCACTCAACCCTATCATAGGATTTTGACATATCAAGCTTCAAGGCCATCCAGTAGTCCTTGCCCTTTGTCTTCCATTTCATATAATGCATAACCTCAAAGGCTATCATAATATTATCTGTAATTAGTCTATCAGGAATAAAAGCACTCTGAGACTCAGAAATTAGAGGATCGATGATTGTTTTTATACGATTGGACAACACATTAGATATGATCTTGTAAACCACATTACAAAGTGATATGGGATGAATATCGGTCATACGCTCTAGATTTGGTTTTTTAGGGATCACTGCAATATTCGTGCTCTTGAGCTCATCATCCAGCACACCTATCTCAAAGAAGTTCCTTATAACTGTAGTTACATCCGACTTCGCTATATTCTggcatttttgataaaatatcGGGGTCATACCATCCGGTCCTGGGGATTTGTCATGATGCATATTAAAGAGAGCTGCCTTCACTTCTTTTTCATCAATTTCTGCAAGTAACATCTCATTCTGAAGAGGAGTAATTTTATTCGTCATACAACTAGTTACATAATCCAAATCTGTGTTAGTGGCTGAGAATAACTTAGTAAAATACTCTTCTATTGTTTGCTCCATACCATTTCCCCAAGTTAAGATATCGCCACCACTGTTTTGTAAAGAGCtgattagattttcttttctccTATTTTTTGTAGTAGCATGGAAGTATTTACTATTTTGATCGCCTTCACGCAATCATAGTTACTTGGTCCTCTGCCACCAAAAGACTTCTCGTTGAGCATATGTTTTCGAAAGATTATTTTTCTCTTCTTGGACCAACTTCACTGATTAAGGGTCCCTCATGCCTTTCAGTTTCTGCAAGATTCTTTTGCTTCGACTTATCCTCCCTTTAAAATATCCAGTGATCTATTTTCCCCAGTTTGACAAAATCTCTAAGCAACGAGTTAATTTTTCATAAAAAAACTTGTAGAATCACACCATACCTCTTCCACCAGATTGTAACACATGGGCTCCATTAGCCAAGCATTCTCAAAGTGAAACATTTTCTTACACTGAACCGTGAATCTAATTTCTGGTTCAAGCCAAATCGGACTATGATTTGATGTTGAGACTTCCAGCTTTGAAAGTTTTGCTTCTTTAAACATGTTGAAGAAAGATGGGGAAACGAGAGCTCTGTCCAGTCGAACTTCA
The sequence above is drawn from the Apium graveolens cultivar Ventura chromosome 2, ASM990537v1, whole genome shotgun sequence genome and encodes:
- the LOC141698585 gene encoding uncharacterized protein LOC141698585 produces the protein MSIICWNCHEFGIPWALQFRKEITLQKKPKYFFCEILCKKAAVEKIRRRLGFEGMVSVDTNGHSGGLALLWRNKKEVNLCSFRKNHIDAIVVSNEGLNYRLTGIYGEPDRSKRYETCSLIRSFESNNSNLWCLIGDMNNVLSQSDKRGGNPYPQSLLKGFQDVLNVSDQVDMHLSDYQFTWERGFGSNKHIEVRLDRALVSPSFFNMFKEAKLSKLEVSTSNHSPIWLEPEIRFTVQCKKMFHFENAWLMEPMCYNLVEENEMLLAEIDEKEVKAALFNMHHDKSPGPDGMTPIFYQKCQNIAKSDVTTVIRNFFEIGVLDDELKSTNIAVIPKKPNLERMTDIHPISLCNVVYKIISNVLSNRIKTIIDPLISESQSAFIPDRLITDNIMIAFEVMHYMKWKTKGKDYWMALKLDMSKSYDRVEWCYLEAVVSKLGRKFGNIIHERGLRQCDPLSSYLFLICMEGLSILLHDSEH